The following are encoded together in the Fibrobacter sp. genome:
- a CDS encoding aminopeptidase, translating into MAGVNFPARVIILSNEHLFKSSMKSRILSIVAICLSLLLFNGCYLIKQGTYILRYNFRAQKIDKVLNDPETPEPTREFLDLVQEIGAYATDSIGLKKNRNYTTYVKIDKDYLVDVVSAAEDVSFKQYKWCYPFFGCFPLKGYFEKEDALKEAEKLKGKGYDVNVDEVDGFSTLGIFKDPLYSFMKDFSVFGIASFIIHEQTHATVYVKNQVQFSEELATFVGNTGAMNFIRQKYGTDSDIYRSAVLAEQDRETYLGLLRGLYNELKSMYQSGINREEKLNRKEEIIADFKEKVSTEYNRFFKTGSYSRLSKININNAYLAIRMTYTNDLKLYQELYIKEGENLKSFMDSVIKLSKKKGDLKEHLMKEINK; encoded by the coding sequence ATGGCAGGAGTTAATTTTCCTGCACGTGTTATCATTTTATCAAATGAACATCTTTTTAAATCATCGATGAAATCCAGAATTTTATCAATAGTTGCTATCTGCCTGAGTCTTCTGCTTTTTAACGGCTGTTATCTCATAAAGCAGGGCACTTACATCCTTCGATATAATTTCAGGGCACAGAAAATCGATAAGGTTTTAAATGATCCGGAAACTCCTGAGCCAACAAGGGAGTTTCTGGATCTGGTGCAGGAGATAGGGGCATACGCCACTGACAGCATTGGGCTGAAAAAGAACAGAAACTACACTACTTATGTCAAGATCGATAAGGACTATCTGGTGGATGTCGTTTCAGCGGCGGAGGATGTCAGTTTCAAACAGTACAAGTGGTGTTATCCCTTTTTCGGCTGTTTTCCGCTGAAGGGCTATTTTGAAAAGGAAGATGCTTTAAAAGAAGCTGAGAAACTGAAAGGAAAAGGCTACGATGTCAATGTAGATGAAGTCGATGGATTCAGTACTCTTGGAATTTTCAAGGACCCGCTTTACAGCTTCATGAAAGATTTCTCCGTCTTTGGAATTGCCTCGTTTATTATTCACGAACAGACACACGCAACAGTGTATGTTAAAAACCAGGTACAGTTCAGTGAGGAACTCGCTACCTTTGTGGGAAATACAGGTGCCATGAATTTTATCAGGCAAAAATACGGAACCGATTCTGATATTTACCGCAGTGCGGTTCTTGCTGAACAGGATAGAGAAACATATCTGGGCTTACTGAGAGGGCTTTACAATGAGCTGAAAAGTATGTATCAGAGCGGAATCAACAGAGAGGAGAAGCTCAACAGGAAAGAAGAAATAATAGCTGATTTCAAGGAAAAAGTCTCTACAGAATACAACCGGTTTTTCAAAACCGGAAGCTACAGCCGGCTCAGTAAAATCAATATAAATAATGCTTATCTTGCCATACGGATGACCTATACAAACGATTTAAAATTGTATCAGGAGCTTTATATAAAAGAAGGTGAAAACCTCAAGAGTTTTATGGATTCAGTGATAAAACTGAGTAAGAAAAAAGGTGATTTGAAGGAGCACCTCATGAAAGAAATCAATAAGTGA